In one Mycobacterium heckeshornense genomic region, the following are encoded:
- a CDS encoding arylsulfatase → MATQFQGRIELDIRDSEPDWGPYAAPTAPEGSPNILYVVWDDVGIGTWDCFGGLVEMPTMTRIAERGVRLSQFHTTALCSPTRASLLTGRNATTVGMATIEEFTDGFPNCNGRIPAETALISEVLAERGYNTYCIGKWHLTPLEESNLASSKRHWPLSRGFERFYGFMGGETDQWYPDLVYDNHPVSPPATPEDGYHLSKDIADKTIEFIRDAKVIAPDKPWFAYVCPGAGHAPHHVFTEWADKYTGRFDMGYERYRDVVLENQKSMGIVPPDTELSPMNPYLDAKGPNDQSWPLQDTVRPWDSLSGDEMRLFCRMAEVFAGFLSYTDAQIGRILDYLDESGQLDDTLIVVISDNGASGEGGPNGSVNETKFFNGYIDTVEESLKHLDWLGGPQTYNHYPIGWAMAFNTPYKLFKRYASHEGGIADAAIISWPDRIAARGEVRDNYVNVCDITPTVYDLVGIAAPQTVKGIAQKPLDGVSFKAAIEDPSADTGKRTQFYTMLGTRGIWHEGWFANTVHAAAPAGWSHFDSDRWELFHIAVDRTQCHDLSAQRPDKLEELKALWFSEAAKYNGLPLADLNLLETMSRWRPYLAGERSTYTYYPDTADVGMGAGVEIRGRSFSVVADVSVETTGAEGVLFKQGGAHGGHTLFIQDGRLHYVYNFLGEQEQMISATNTVPLGRHLFGVQYARTGTVENSHTPLGEATLYIDDTAVGVLAEMKTHPGTFGLAGAAISVGRNSGSAVSARYTAPFTFTGGAIARVTVDVSGAPYQDLKTKLALAFSRD, encoded by the coding sequence ATGGCAACACAGTTTCAAGGCAGGATCGAGCTGGATATCCGTGACTCCGAGCCGGATTGGGGCCCCTACGCCGCACCCACGGCTCCGGAAGGCTCACCCAACATTTTGTACGTGGTGTGGGACGACGTCGGAATCGGGACCTGGGATTGCTTCGGCGGACTAGTCGAGATGCCGACCATGACTCGCATCGCAGAACGGGGCGTTCGGCTGTCGCAGTTTCACACCACGGCCCTGTGCTCACCCACCCGGGCGTCATTGCTGACCGGCCGGAACGCGACGACTGTGGGTATGGCCACCATCGAAGAGTTCACCGACGGATTCCCCAACTGCAACGGGCGCATTCCGGCCGAGACCGCGCTGATTTCGGAAGTACTAGCCGAGCGCGGCTACAACACCTACTGCATCGGCAAGTGGCACTTGACGCCGTTGGAGGAGTCGAATTTGGCTTCATCCAAGCGGCATTGGCCGCTGTCACGTGGCTTCGAACGGTTCTACGGGTTCATGGGCGGCGAAACCGACCAATGGTATCCAGACCTGGTGTACGACAACCATCCGGTGTCACCACCAGCGACGCCTGAGGACGGCTACCACTTGTCGAAGGACATCGCCGACAAGACGATCGAGTTCATCCGTGACGCCAAGGTGATTGCGCCGGACAAGCCGTGGTTTGCGTATGTGTGCCCTGGTGCGGGGCATGCCCCGCACCATGTGTTCACCGAATGGGCCGACAAATACACCGGCCGCTTCGACATGGGCTACGAGCGCTACCGCGACGTGGTGCTGGAAAATCAGAAGTCGATGGGGATAGTGCCCCCGGATACCGAGCTGTCACCGATGAATCCCTATCTGGATGCGAAGGGACCGAATGACCAGTCGTGGCCGCTGCAGGACACGGTGCGTCCCTGGGACTCACTGAGCGGCGACGAGATGAGGCTGTTTTGCCGGATGGCCGAGGTATTCGCCGGCTTTCTCAGCTATACCGACGCCCAAATCGGCCGGATATTGGACTATCTTGACGAATCCGGCCAACTCGACGACACGTTGATCGTGGTGATCTCCGACAACGGCGCCAGCGGCGAGGGCGGGCCGAACGGGTCGGTAAATGAGACGAAGTTCTTCAACGGTTACATCGACACCGTCGAAGAGAGCCTGAAGCACCTTGACTGGTTGGGCGGACCGCAGACCTATAATCACTACCCGATTGGATGGGCGATGGCGTTCAACACGCCGTATAAGCTGTTCAAACGCTACGCCTCCCACGAAGGTGGCATCGCTGATGCGGCGATCATCTCCTGGCCCGACAGGATTGCCGCACGCGGGGAGGTGCGCGATAACTACGTCAACGTCTGCGACATTACCCCGACCGTCTATGACCTGGTCGGGATCGCGGCACCGCAGACGGTAAAGGGCATCGCGCAGAAGCCACTGGATGGTGTGAGTTTCAAAGCGGCAATAGAAGATCCGAGTGCCGACACCGGCAAGCGCACCCAGTTCTACACCATGCTGGGAACCCGGGGCATTTGGCATGAGGGCTGGTTCGCCAACACCGTTCACGCCGCAGCACCCGCCGGTTGGTCGCACTTCGACTCCGACCGCTGGGAGCTGTTCCACATCGCGGTTGACCGCACCCAATGTCACGACCTGTCCGCCCAGCGTCCCGACAAGCTCGAGGAGCTGAAGGCGCTGTGGTTTTCTGAAGCGGCCAAATACAACGGGCTGCCGCTGGCCGACCTCAACCTGCTGGAAACAATGTCACGGTGGCGGCCCTACCTGGCTGGCGAACGCTCCACCTACACTTACTATCCCGATACCGCCGACGTCGGCATGGGCGCCGGGGTCGAGATCCGCGGGCGGTCATTCTCGGTGGTGGCCGACGTGAGCGTCGAAACCACGGGTGCTGAAGGCGTGCTGTTCAAGCAGGGTGGCGCCCACGGTGGTCACACTTTGTTTATCCAGGACGGACGGCTGCACTATGTCTACAACTTCCTCGGTGAGCAGGAGCAGATGATCTCCGCGACCAATACGGTGCCGTTGGGCCGGCACCTCTTTGGTGTCCAATACGCCCGCACCGGGACCGTGGAAAACAGCCATACCCCGTTGGGTGAAGCCACTCTCTACATCGACGACACCGCGGTTGGCGTGTTGGCCGAGATGAAGACACACCCCGGCACGTTCGGGTTGGCCGGAGCCGCCATCAGCGTGGGACGCAACAGCGGTTCGGCAGTGTCCGCCCGCTACACGGCACCATTCACGTTCACCGGTGGAGCCATCGCCCGCGTCACCGTCGACGTTTCCGGTGCACCATATCAGGACCTGAAAACCAAACTAGCCCTGGCCTTTTCGCGGGACTGA
- a CDS encoding MBL fold metallo-hydrolase encodes MNSPRYRPAGLLLAWGGHRVMLDGGDSADPGSRLDAWLVCDEHAELMPRIRRRAAELGVRPAVGSFGAGTVRLRPLPVRHTSHPTGGYLIETAYQRAVWAPEFWEFPQWARESDLMFADAAGWNHPIRFARGVGGHACVRDVAAAARDAGVRQLVFAHIGRATIRAIDRGERAPFGQWGLEGAVFRLR; translated from the coding sequence ATGAATTCGCCCCGCTATCGCCCGGCCGGGCTGCTGCTGGCCTGGGGCGGTCACCGTGTCATGCTGGACGGTGGGGATTCCGCCGATCCTGGATCGCGGCTGGATGCCTGGCTGGTCTGCGATGAGCATGCGGAGTTGATGCCGCGGATCCGTCGGCGGGCCGCCGAACTGGGCGTGCGTCCGGCTGTCGGGTCGTTCGGCGCGGGCACGGTGCGGCTGCGACCGTTACCGGTGCGTCACACGTCCCATCCGACCGGCGGTTACCTGATCGAGACGGCATACCAGCGGGCCGTGTGGGCACCCGAGTTCTGGGAATTCCCGCAATGGGCGCGCGAATCCGATCTGATGTTCGCCGACGCCGCCGGGTGGAACCACCCGATCCGGTTCGCCCGCGGTGTGGGCGGGCACGCCTGCGTTAGGGACGTGGCCGCGGCAGCGCGCGACGCGGGCGTGCGTCAATTGGTGTTCGCTCACATCGGGCGAGCGACCATTCGCGCGATCGATCGGGGTGAGCGCGCGCCATTCGGTCAGTGGGGCCTCGAAGGCGCGGTATTCCGGCTGCGCTGA
- the rpsQ gene encoding 30S ribosomal protein S17, which translates to MMAEAKTAAKKTTSKASKAAAKKAAAKDAAPKEKGPKHTPPTPKPRGRRKTAIGYVVSDKMQKTIVVELEDRVRHPLYGKIIRTTKKVKAHDENSIAGIGDRVSLMETRPLSATKRWRLVEILEKAK; encoded by the coding sequence CTGATGGCAGAGGCTAAGACCGCAGCGAAAAAGACAACCAGCAAGGCGTCGAAGGCGGCGGCGAAGAAGGCGGCTGCAAAAGATGCCGCACCAAAAGAGAAGGGCCCCAAGCACACTCCACCCACCCCAAAGCCGCGGGGTCGGCGCAAGACCGCGATCGGCTACGTCGTCAGCGACAAGATGCAGAAGACGATCGTGGTCGAGCTCGAGGACCGGGTGCGGCATCCGCTGTACGGCAAGATCATTCGCACCACCAAGAAAGTTAAGGCGCACGACGAGAACAGCATTGCAGGCATCGGCGACCGGGTGTCGTTGATGGAGACGCGTCCACTGTCGGCGACCAAACGCTGGCGGCTGGTCGAGATCTTGGAGAAGGCCAAGTAA
- the rpmC gene encoding 50S ribosomal protein L29: MALGVSAGELRELTDEELVDRLRESKEELFNLRFQMATGQLSNNRRLRTVRREIARIYTVLRERELGLASGPEGEES, from the coding sequence ATGGCACTGGGTGTTTCCGCCGGCGAACTGCGGGAGCTCACCGACGAGGAGCTGGTCGACCGTCTGCGCGAATCCAAGGAGGAGTTGTTCAATCTGCGCTTCCAGATGGCTACCGGCCAGCTCAGCAACAATCGCCGACTCCGTACCGTGCGTCGGGAGATTGCACGCATCTATACCGTGCTGCGCGAACGTGAACTGGGCCTGGCGTCCGGGCCTGAGGGTGAGGAATCCTGA
- the rplP gene encoding 50S ribosomal protein L16 produces MLIPRKVKHRKQHHPRQRGIASGGTTVSFGDYGIQALEHAYITNRQIESARIAINRHIKRGGKVWINIFPDRPLTKKPAETRMGSGKGSPEWWVANVKPGRVLFELSYPNEAVARAALTRAIHKLPIKARIVTREEQF; encoded by the coding sequence ATGTTGATTCCCCGGAAAGTCAAGCATCGCAAACAGCACCATCCGCGCCAGCGCGGCATCGCCAGCGGCGGCACGACGGTCAGCTTCGGCGACTACGGCATCCAGGCGTTGGAGCATGCCTACATCACCAACCGGCAGATCGAGTCCGCCCGTATTGCCATCAACCGACACATCAAACGTGGCGGCAAGGTGTGGATCAACATCTTCCCGGACCGTCCGCTGACCAAAAAGCCCGCGGAGACCCGAATGGGTTCGGGGAAGGGCTCGCCGGAGTGGTGGGTGGCCAACGTTAAACCGGGCCGGGTGCTGTTCGAGCTGAGCTACCCCAATGAAGCGGTTGCGCGGGCCGCGCTGACCAGGGCAATTCACAAGTTGCCGATCAAGGCACGCATTGTTACCCGAGAGGAGCAGTTCTGA
- the rpsC gene encoding 30S ribosomal protein S3, which translates to MGQKINPHGFRLGITTDWKSRWYADKQYAEYVKEDVAIRRLLSSGLERAGIADVEIERTRDRVRVDIHTARPGIVIGRRGTEADRIRADLEKLTGKQVQLNILEVKNPESQAQLVAQGVAEQLSNRVAFRRAMRKAIQSAMRQPNVKGIRVQCSGRLGGAEMSRSEFYREGRVPLHTLRADIDYGLYEAKTTFGRIGVKVWIYKGDIVGGKRELVAPAGAGAERPRRERPSGTRPRRSGAAGTTGATTEAGRAAGAEEATASAGADPALETQSTES; encoded by the coding sequence GTGGGCCAGAAGATCAATCCGCACGGCTTCCGGCTTGGCATCACGACAGACTGGAAGTCGCGCTGGTACGCCGACAAGCAGTACGCCGAATACGTCAAGGAGGACGTCGCGATTCGGCGCCTGCTGTCCAGCGGCCTGGAACGCGCGGGTATCGCCGACGTGGAGATCGAACGAACGCGTGACCGGGTCCGAGTCGACATCCACACCGCGCGGCCGGGCATCGTCATCGGACGTCGCGGCACCGAGGCCGACCGGATCCGTGCCGACCTGGAAAAGCTCACCGGCAAGCAGGTTCAGCTCAACATTCTCGAGGTGAAAAACCCTGAGTCCCAAGCACAATTGGTGGCTCAAGGTGTTGCTGAGCAGTTGAGCAACCGGGTGGCGTTTCGCCGGGCGATGCGCAAGGCCATTCAGTCGGCCATGCGTCAGCCCAACGTCAAGGGAATTCGGGTACAGTGCTCTGGCCGCCTCGGCGGTGCGGAGATGAGCCGCTCGGAGTTCTACCGCGAGGGCCGAGTCCCGCTGCACACCCTACGGGCCGACATCGACTACGGATTGTATGAAGCCAAAACCACTTTCGGCCGCATTGGGGTCAAGGTGTGGATCTATAAGGGCGACATCGTCGGCGGGAAACGCGAGTTGGTCGCCCCCGCTGGCGCAGGTGCCGAACGTCCCCGTCGCGAGCGCCCGTCGGGTACCCGGCCGCGGCGCAGCGGCGCTGCTGGAACGACCGGCGCGACCACCGAAGCCGGACGGGCGGCAGGGGCTGAGGAGGCCACAGCTTCGGCGGGCGCCGACCCGGCTTTGGAGACGCAGAGTACAGAGAGCTGA
- the rplV gene encoding 50S ribosomal protein L22 yields the protein MTTATEFPSAVAKARFVRVSPRKARRVIDLVRGKPVAEALDILRWAPQAASQPVAKVIASAAANAQNNNGLDPATLVVATVYADNGPTAKRIRPRAQGRAFRIRRRTSHITVVVESRPAKDQRASQSSRSRRAQASKAAATKQAPAKKAPAKVTAAKKAPAKKTASEKETPAAKAPAKKTSPQSTAKGGSP from the coding sequence ATGACCACGGCTACCGAATTCCCGTCTGCGGTCGCGAAAGCCCGGTTCGTTCGGGTGTCGCCGAGAAAGGCGCGCCGGGTAATCGACCTCGTGCGCGGCAAGCCGGTAGCGGAAGCGCTCGACATCTTGCGGTGGGCGCCGCAGGCGGCCAGCCAGCCGGTGGCGAAAGTGATTGCCAGCGCTGCGGCCAACGCGCAGAACAACAATGGTCTCGATCCGGCCACGCTGGTGGTGGCCACCGTCTACGCCGACAACGGCCCGACCGCCAAGCGGATTCGTCCCCGCGCTCAAGGGCGCGCGTTCCGGATTCGTCGGCGCACGAGCCACATCACCGTAGTGGTCGAAAGCCGGCCGGCCAAGGACCAGCGGGCGTCCCAGTCGTCGAGGTCTCGCCGCGCCCAGGCCAGCAAGGCCGCCGCAACCAAACAGGCGCCCGCCAAGAAGGCGCCCGCCAAAGTAACGGCTGCCAAGAAGGCGCCCGCTAAGAAGACAGCTTCCGAGAAGGAGACACCCGCCGCCAAGGCGCCGGCGAAGAAGACGTCCCCGCAGTCCACCGCGAAGGGAGGCTCGCCGTAG
- the rpsS gene encoding 30S ribosomal protein S19, which yields MPRSLKKGPFVDDHLLKKVDAQNEKNTKQVIKTWSRRSTIIPDFVGHTFAVHDGRKHVPVFITEAMVGHKLGEFAPTRTFKGHIKDDRKAKRR from the coding sequence ATGCCACGCAGCCTGAAGAAGGGTCCGTTCGTCGACGACCATCTGCTCAAGAAGGTCGACGCGCAGAACGAGAAGAACACCAAGCAGGTCATCAAGACATGGTCGCGGCGGTCAACCATCATTCCGGACTTCGTCGGTCACACGTTCGCCGTCCACGACGGGCGCAAGCACGTGCCGGTCTTTATCACTGAGGCGATGGTGGGCCACAAGCTGGGTGAGTTCGCGCCGACGCGGACCTTCAAGGGACACATCAAAGATGACCGGAAGGCTAAGCGTCGATGA
- the rplB gene encoding 50S ribosomal protein L2 — translation MGIRKYKPTSPGRRGGSVSDFAEITRSKPEKSLVRPLHGHGGRNTHGRITTRHRGGGHKRAYRIIDFRRNDKDGINAKVAHIEYDPNRTANIALLHYLDGEKRYIIAPQGLSQGDMVESGPNADIKPGNNLPLRNIPAGTLVHAVELRPGGGAKLARSAGSSIQLLGKEGSYASLRMPSGEIRRVDVRCRATVGEVGNAEQANINWGKAGRMRWKGKRPSVRGVVMNPVDHPHGGGEGKSSGGRHPVSPWGKPEGRTRRRHKLSDKLIVRRRRTGKKHSR, via the coding sequence ATGGGAATTCGCAAGTACAAGCCGACGTCTCCCGGCCGTCGCGGTGGCAGCGTCTCCGATTTCGCCGAGATCACCCGCTCGAAGCCGGAGAAGTCGTTGGTGCGCCCGCTGCACGGCCATGGTGGGCGCAACACGCATGGCCGGATCACCACCCGCCACAGGGGCGGTGGCCACAAGCGCGCATACCGCATTATCGACTTCCGTCGCAACGACAAGGACGGCATCAACGCGAAGGTCGCCCACATCGAGTACGACCCCAACCGCACCGCCAACATCGCGCTGCTGCACTACCTGGATGGCGAGAAGCGTTACATCATTGCTCCGCAAGGACTTTCGCAGGGCGATATGGTTGAGTCAGGGCCCAACGCAGACATCAAACCCGGTAACAATTTGCCGTTACGCAATATCCCTGCCGGTACCCTGGTCCACGCGGTGGAGCTGCGCCCAGGCGGTGGCGCCAAACTGGCGCGCTCGGCCGGGTCGAGCATTCAGCTGCTCGGCAAAGAGGGCAGCTACGCCTCGCTGCGCATGCCCAGCGGTGAGATCCGCCGCGTCGACGTCCGGTGCCGCGCCACGGTCGGTGAGGTTGGCAACGCCGAGCAGGCCAACATCAATTGGGGCAAGGCCGGCCGGATGCGATGGAAGGGCAAGCGGCCGTCGGTGCGTGGTGTGGTGATGAACCCGGTGGACCACCCGCACGGTGGTGGCGAGGGCAAGTCCTCGGGTGGCCGTCACCCGGTCAGCCCGTGGGGCAAGCCCGAGGGCCGCACCCGTCGCCGCCACAAGCTCAGCGACAAGCTCATCGTCCGACGCCGGCGCACCGGCAAGAAACACTCGCGCTAG
- the rplW gene encoding 50S ribosomal protein L23 encodes MATVTDPRDIILAPVISEKSYGLIDDNVYTFLVHPDSNKTQIKIAVEKIFSVKVASVNTANRQGKRKRTRTGYGKRKNTKRAIVTLAPGSKPIDLFGTPT; translated from the coding sequence ATGGCGACCGTCACCGACCCCCGCGACATCATCCTGGCGCCGGTCATCTCGGAGAAGTCCTACGGGCTGATCGACGACAACGTCTACACATTTTTGGTGCACCCCGACTCCAACAAGACGCAAATCAAGATCGCTGTCGAGAAGATCTTCTCCGTCAAGGTGGCGTCGGTGAACACTGCGAACCGGCAGGGCAAACGCAAGCGCACCAGGACCGGCTACGGCAAGCGGAAGAACACCAAGCGCGCCATCGTCACGCTGGCGCCGGGCAGCAAGCCGATCGACCTGTTCGGCACACCGACATAG
- the rplD gene encoding 50S ribosomal protein L4 codes for MAGIKIDVKSPAGKTEGSIELPAELFDVEANIPLMHQVVTAQRAAARQGTHSTKTRGEVRGGGRKPYRQKGTGRARQGSVRAPQFTGGGTVHGPKPRDYSQRTPKKMIAAALRGALSDRARNGRIHAVTELVSGQTPSTKSAKAFLATLTDRRQLLVVIERSDETSAKSARNLPGVHILAPDQLNTYDVLRADDVVFSVAALNAYIAANTKAAEEVSA; via the coding sequence ATGGCAGGCATCAAAATTGACGTCAAATCGCCGGCCGGTAAGACGGAAGGCTCTATCGAGTTGCCGGCCGAGTTATTCGATGTCGAAGCGAATATCCCCTTGATGCACCAGGTAGTCACCGCCCAGCGGGCGGCGGCCCGTCAAGGTACCCACTCGACGAAGACCCGCGGCGAGGTGCGCGGCGGCGGTCGAAAACCATACCGGCAGAAGGGTACCGGCCGCGCTCGCCAGGGCTCGGTTCGGGCTCCGCAGTTCACCGGCGGGGGCACCGTGCACGGCCCCAAACCTCGTGACTACAGCCAGCGCACCCCGAAGAAGATGATCGCGGCGGCGCTGCGCGGTGCGCTGTCGGATCGAGCCCGCAACGGCCGAATCCATGCTGTCACCGAACTGGTGTCGGGCCAGACCCCGTCGACCAAAAGCGCCAAGGCGTTTCTGGCCACGCTGACGGACCGCAGGCAGCTGCTGGTGGTCATCGAACGCAGTGACGAAACGAGCGCCAAGAGCGCGCGCAATCTGCCCGGCGTGCACATCCTGGCACCCGACCAGCTCAACACCTATGACGTGCTGCGGGCTGACGATGTGGTGTTTTCCGTTGCGGCACTCAACGCCTACATCGCCGCCAATACCAAAGCCGCCGAGGAGGTTTCGGCCTGA
- the rplC gene encoding 50S ribosomal protein L3: protein MARKGILGTKLGMTQVFDENNRVVPVTVVKAGPNVVTRIRTPERDGYSAIQLAYGEISPRKVNKPLAGQYNAAGVNPRRHLAELRLDDPEAAAEYQVGQELTADIFTDGSYVDVTGTSKGKGFAGTMKRHGFRGQGASHGAQAVHRRPGSIGGCATPARVFKGTRMAGRMGNDRVTTQNLLVHKVDAENGVLLIKGAIPGRRGGLVMVRSAIKKGEK from the coding sequence ATGGCACGAAAAGGCATCCTGGGCACCAAGCTGGGTATGACGCAGGTGTTCGACGAGAACAACCGGGTGGTCCCGGTCACAGTGGTCAAGGCCGGACCGAACGTGGTGACCCGAATCCGCACACCCGAGCGTGACGGCTACAGCGCGATCCAGCTGGCCTACGGCGAGATCAGTCCCCGCAAGGTCAACAAGCCGTTGGCCGGTCAGTACAACGCGGCGGGTGTCAACCCGCGCCGGCACCTGGCCGAGCTGCGGCTCGACGACCCGGAAGCGGCCGCCGAGTATCAGGTCGGTCAGGAGTTGACCGCCGACATCTTCACCGACGGCAGCTACGTCGACGTGACCGGCACCTCGAAGGGCAAGGGCTTTGCCGGCACCATGAAGCGCCACGGATTCCGCGGGCAGGGTGCCAGCCACGGCGCTCAGGCCGTGCACCGACGCCCCGGTTCGATCGGGGGCTGCGCCACACCGGCCCGGGTGTTCAAGGGGACCCGGATGGCCGGGCGGATGGGTAACGATCGGGTGACGACGCAGAACCTGCTGGTGCACAAGGTTGATGCCGAAAACGGCGTGCTGCTGATCAAGGGCGCGATACCAGGACGCCGGGGCGGGCTGGTAATGGTGCGCAGCGCGATCAAAAAAGGTGAAAAGTAA
- the rpsJ gene encoding 30S ribosomal protein S10 yields MAGQKIRIRLKAYDHEAIDASARKIVETVVRTGASVVGPVPLPTEKNVYCVIRSPHKYKDSREHFEMRTHKRLIDILDPTPKTVDALMRIDLPASVDVNIQ; encoded by the coding sequence GTGGCGGGACAGAAGATCCGCATCAGGCTCAAGGCCTACGACCACGAGGCCATCGATGCCTCTGCGCGCAAGATCGTCGAGACGGTGGTGCGGACAGGTGCCAGCGTGGTGGGTCCGGTGCCGCTGCCGACCGAGAAGAATGTCTACTGCGTCATTCGCTCGCCGCACAAATACAAGGACTCGCGGGAGCACTTCGAAATGCGCACCCACAAACGGCTGATCGACATCCTCGATCCGACGCCGAAGACGGTGGATGCGTTGATGCGCATCGACCTCCCCGCCAGCGTCGACGTCAATATCCAGTAG
- a CDS encoding carboxylesterase family protein — MALLVTACGHGGVLLRQKSPPDRAGSADAGVVRTATGLVRGQVAADYRLFQGIPYAAPPVGPLRWQPPRPPAPWRGMRDASKPGPQCMQESRGRKPTSEDCLTLNVWTPPLGATAEKHPVMVWIHGGGFVNGSGDLYNSRWLVAQGHIVVVTINYRLGALGFLAHPSLGAGNRVGNYGLADQQAALRWVRDNIASFGGDPTRVTIAGESAGAMSVCDHLVAPGSAGLFRAAIVQSGPCQAQADLVSAQRTSLDYAASMGCADPATAAQCLRALPAAKLARPPWYSRIGDSDSLSGPVTGTATLPVDPVAAFAAGHAAKVPVLIGTNQDEFTMFTALRYLRLGRTMTAAEYPRVLADIFGPDGRAVGAHYPPDRYGGDVSLGYAAAVTDGVFACVADRIGEALRRGAPVYAYEFDDRGAPAPEPLRRAPFPLGASHSLELRYLFAVGGAPPLSPAQRALSSQMVSYWSRFVTTGAPKAAGQPAWPALGGDPVHSPRMSLRPEGSRVTTNFAESHQCRFWSSLKGKR, encoded by the coding sequence ATGGCGCTGTTGGTTACCGCGTGCGGTCACGGCGGCGTCCTGCTGCGGCAAAAATCGCCTCCGGATCGCGCCGGCTCCGCAGACGCCGGGGTGGTGCGCACCGCGACGGGCCTGGTGCGCGGTCAGGTGGCCGCGGATTACCGGCTGTTCCAAGGCATTCCATATGCGGCACCTCCCGTTGGGCCGTTGCGCTGGCAGCCGCCGAGACCTCCGGCGCCATGGCGCGGAATGCGGGATGCCAGTAAGCCGGGCCCGCAGTGTATGCAGGAAAGCCGTGGCCGCAAGCCGACGAGCGAGGACTGCCTGACGCTGAACGTGTGGACTCCACCGCTCGGCGCGACGGCCGAAAAGCACCCGGTGATGGTGTGGATTCACGGTGGCGGCTTCGTCAACGGCAGCGGTGACCTGTACAACTCGCGATGGTTGGTCGCGCAGGGCCATATCGTCGTGGTCACCATCAACTACCGCCTGGGCGCGCTCGGCTTTCTGGCCCATCCCTCGCTGGGCGCCGGCAATCGTGTCGGCAACTACGGCCTGGCCGACCAGCAGGCCGCGCTGCGCTGGGTTCGAGACAACATCGCCAGCTTCGGCGGGGATCCGACCCGAGTGACCATCGCCGGCGAATCGGCGGGTGCCATGTCGGTGTGCGACCATCTGGTGGCACCCGGTTCGGCAGGGCTGTTTCGGGCGGCCATCGTGCAGAGCGGTCCGTGCCAGGCGCAGGCCGACCTGGTAAGTGCACAGCGCACCAGCCTCGACTACGCGGCCTCGATGGGATGCGCCGACCCCGCAACCGCCGCACAGTGCTTGCGGGCGTTGCCGGCCGCGAAGCTGGCCCGGCCGCCGTGGTATTCGCGCATCGGCGATTCGGACTCGCTGTCCGGCCCGGTGACCGGGACGGCGACGCTGCCGGTCGACCCTGTCGCAGCGTTCGCCGCCGGCCACGCGGCGAAGGTTCCGGTGCTGATCGGCACCAACCAGGACGAATTCACCATGTTCACCGCACTGCGTTACCTGCGGCTGGGCCGGACCATGACGGCCGCGGAGTATCCGCGCGTGCTGGCCGATATCTTCGGTCCCGACGGTCGGGCGGTGGGGGCCCATTATCCGCCGGACCGCTACGGCGGCGACGTGTCGCTCGGCTACGCCGCCGCAGTTACCGACGGCGTATTCGCCTGTGTCGCCGACCGCATCGGTGAAGCGCTGCGCCGGGGAGCACCCGTGTATGCCTACGAGTTCGACGACCGCGGCGCTCCTGCGCCCGAGCCGTTGCGCCGCGCGCCATTCCCGCTGGGCGCCAGCCACTCCCTGGAGTTGCGCTACCTGTTCGCCGTCGGTGGGGCTCCTCCGCTCAGCCCGGCGCAGCGCGCGCTGTCCAGCCAGATGGTGAGCTACTGGAGTCGGTTCGTCACCACCGGCGCACCGAAAGCGGCCGGCCAACCGGCCTGGCCCGCGTTGGGTGGCGATCCGGTCCACAGCCCCCGGATGTCCCTGCGGCCCGAGGGCAGCAGGGTGACGACCAACTTTGCCGAATCCCACCAATGCCGGTTCTGGTCGAGCTTGAAAGGAAAGCGCTAA